CCCGCCGACGCCTGGCCCCTGACCAGTCATGCCGGCATTTGCGGAGCGACGCGCCATCGGCATCATGCGCTCACGCGCCGCCTGCTGCGCTGCGGGCGGACAGTACTCCTCGACCTGCTCCATACCGGCATAAGGCGTACCCGTAACGGCTTTGCAGGTGCCGGGCTCATCGCCGGTGACTCGCGTTGAACGCCCCGTCTGGGTGCCCGAGACAAGCTGGCCGTGCGCGGTGCTGGATTCGCCGACCTTGGCCGGCTCAGGGGCGGGACGTGTGTTGCAGAAGTGCTCGTACTGCTCACCCGAGAGGTATTCATCGCCAGTGACAGCGCGGCAGCTGCCGGGCTCGTCGCCAGTCACGTGCGTGGAGCGTCCGACCAATGTGCCGGTCACGCGACCACCAGAAAGCGTCGATGACTCGCCGACCTTGCCAGGAACCTTAGTCGGAACCTTGCTGGCCGGCGCGGCACCTTGCCCCGATCGCGCGCTGCCTTGACGCGGCGGGATGCCCTCGGCAATGCTCTCGACGTTGGTGTATTGCGTGCCGGTGGTCTTGACCCCAGCGCCATGCTCGTCTCCGGTCACCTTGACCGAACGATCAACCTGGGTGCCAGACACCGACTGACCGCCCTGGGTTGCCGCCAGCCCGGTGCGACGCCCGCTCGCGGGCTCTGGCCGGGTGTCGCAGAAGGCCTCGAAATGGGCGGGCGAGAGATAATCGGTTCCGGTCACACGCTTGCAACTGCCGGGCTCATCGCCGGTCACGCGATTGGACCGGCCCACCTCGTTACCTGTGATGCGATTGCCATGACCGGACGGGCTGACGCCGACTTTCGGCACACCCCGCTGCGGCTCGCTCTGGCAGAACTCGCGGAAAATATCGGCGCCCATGTATTCGGTACCTGTCACATTGCGACAGGTGCTGGGCTCGTCACCCGTGGTCTTGATGCTGCGACCAACGCGGGTGCCAGTGACGGACTGGCCAGCCGCCGTCTCGCTGAGGCCGACCTTCCAATGTTGGTCAGTGGCGCCGCCAGCCGTGCCATTACGCCGCACCCGACCCGTCGGCGCGGATTTGGGCTCACCGGCACCGCCGTTGTGGCTGCGCTGCGCGCGCACCCGCTGGGCCAGCTCGCGCCCGGACAGTTTCGGATTGGCCTGACGCGCCAGACCGGCCGCCGAGGTTGGTTGGTTGCTGGCGGCCTTGCCGCGTCCGGATTGGGCCGTGCGACGGGCCAGCGCCACCATGCGCCCGGTTGGTTTGGTGGCCAAGGTCGCATCGCGACGGCTCGCGCGGGGACTTGCGCCCAATTTGGTGCCAAATTTGGTGCCCGATTTGGCTCCAAGGCGGGAGCGTCCGGTGTCGGAATTGGCGACAGTCGATGCATTGGCCGACGACCGAACCTGATCAACTGGCGCCGTAGGACCGTTCTGGGGGGGGCCGGCATCCGGCGCGGGCGATGCAGTGGCCGAAGCGGACACGCGTGCCGTTTCCTTGGAGCGCACCCGATCCTGCGCCTTGACCGCGCGGCGGCCCTGCCGTGACAAGGCTTCACGCCGGGCGCGTGCGGCTGATGCACTGGTTTGCGCCGACCGTTTCGTGGAGCTGGCACGATTGGCTGATCGCGCCTGAAGCTGGCCTGAGGAAAGTTGGCCTGAGGAAAGTTGGCCGGGGGAAAGTTGGCCAGGGGAGACCTGACTTGCGGACGACTGACTCAAATGCGCCTGGCCAGGAGACGGCCGGCTAGAAGACGGCTGGGCCAAAGAGCCCGGCGTGCTCGAAGGCTGAGCGCCCTGGGAAGACGATCCGTCGGAACTCACGCGCTGGCGCGCCGGGGCGCCGCGACTGCGCTCGGCGGTCGTGGCATTCGCCTTCGTCTTACCGCCGGTGGAAAGTGCGCGGCGACGGGCGAGCGCGGCCTCGCGACCGCTGGTTTTCAGGTTCGCTTTGCTTGCCATCGTGATATCCGTTGTCTGTTTCTGCAATTGCGGGCCGGATGCGCGGCCTTTGCTGGTGATGCCAGCCGCGGGACCAGCTTGCGGGCCAGTGCCGCTTTCCGTGCCGGGGCTGAAGTCGGAACTCAAATGGGGCCCGGACGGGCGATCATCCGCTAGACCAAGAGCACCTCCGGCGAGGTGCTCGAACAGCGGATACGCGGTGATCGACATCGGCGGCATTCACGCGCCGGCAGCGGCCAGCGCCGAGCACGGCGCGCCTCCGGCACAGGTGCTTTTGGATAGGTACACCTGAGGGGCCCTTCGAGTCCTGAGGCGGCCTGCTCTGCAAAAGATCAACCGCGCCCCTGGAATATCACGAAGCACGAGCCCTGGCTTTGGGTGTAGTTGTCGTAGCCGGTCAGGCGGACGTGATGATCCGGGTAGCTGCGATGGCAGGCCTCCAGCTCAGCGGCGACGTTGTCGAGCTCGGTCTCGCCGAAGAACGGGAGCTTCCACATGGTCCAGTAGTCATCCATGGCATTGCTAGGATGGACGTGCTCGATGGCCGGCGTCCAGCCCTGAGCGATGATGTACGCGATCTGGTCGTATATCTCCTGCTGCGACATGGGCGGCAGAAAGCCGAAGGTCTCCAGCGTCTGCTTGGTCTGGTAATCGCCTGTGGTGCTTTGAAAAGGCATGTTGCGGTTCTCCTGAAATCTGCGTCGAAGGAAGGTCTGGACCGAGATCCGAGGAAGTGGCTAGGTACGAGGTACCAGCCACTCGCCATTGACTTAGTTCACGTCGAGCTTGTCGACAGTGTCGAACTCGAACTTGATCTCTTTCCAGGTCTCCATAGCGATGGCCAGCTCTGGGCTGTGGCGCGCCGCCTCGGTGAGGATATCGCGGGCCTCCTTCTCGATCTCGCGGCCCTCGTTGCGAGCCTTGACCGAGGCCTCCAACGCAACACGGTTGGCGGCGGCGCCAGCGGCGTTGCCCCAGGGGTGACCCTGGGTACCACCACCGAACTGCAGCATGGAATCGTCGCCGAAGATGGTCACCAACGCCGGCATGTGCCAGACGTGGATGCCGCCCGAGGCAACGGCGAAGACGCCGGGCATCGAGCCCCAGTCCTGATCGAAGAAGACGCCGCGGGAGCGATCTTCCGGCACGAAGGACTCGCGCAACTGGTCGACGAATCCAAGGGTGGAGGCGCGATCGCCTTCGAGCTTGCCGACGACGGTGCCGGTGTGCAGGTGGTCACCACCAGACAGACGCAGGCATTTCGCCAGCACGCGGAAGTGGATTCCGTGCTTGGGATGGCGGTCGATGACGGCGTGCATCGCGCGGTGGATGTGCAGCAGCATGCCGTTCTCGCGACACCAGTTGGCCAGGCCGGTGTTGGCCGTGAAGCCGCCGGTCAGGAAGTCGTGCATCATGATCGGCGAGCCGACCTCCTTGGCGAACTCGGCGCGCTTGTACATGTCTTCCGGCGTCGCGGCGGTGACGTTCAGGTAGTGGCCCTTGCGCTCGCCGGTCTCGGCTTGTGCCTTCTGGATGGCCTCGCCGACGAACTCGAAGCGGTCACGCCAGCGCATGAAGGGCTGGGAGTTGACGTTCTCGTCGTCCTTGGTCATGTCCAGACCGCCGCGCAGGCACTCATAGACGGCACGACCGTAGTTCTTCGCAGACAGGCCGAGCTTCGGCTTGATGGTGGCGCCCAGCAGCGGACGGCCGTACTTGTTCAGGCGATCGCGCTCGAGCTGGATGCCGGCCGGCGGACCGCCGCAGGTCTTGATGTAGGCGATCGGGAAGCGGATGTCTTCCAGGCGCAGGTGACGCAGGGCCTTGAAGCCGAATACGTTACCGACCAGCGAGGTCAGCACGTTGACGACCGAGCCCTCTTCGAACAGATCGATCGGATAGGCAATGAAGGCATAGAAGGACTCACTGTCGCCGGGTACTTCCTCGATACGGTAGCAGCGGCCCTTGTAGTACTCCAGGTCGGTCAGCAACTCTGACCAGACGGTGCTCCATGTGCCGGTGGAGGATTCGGCGGCGACGGCGGCGGCTACTTCCTCACGGGGTACACCAGGCTGCCCGGTGCACTTGAAGCAGGCGAGGAGGTCGGTGTCGAGGGGGACGTAGTCCGGCGTCCAGTACATGTCCCGGTATTCTTTCACACCGG
Above is a genomic segment from Thiorhodovibrio litoralis containing:
- a CDS encoding form I ribulose bisphosphate carboxylase large subunit — its product is MSKKGYDAGVKEYRDMYWTPDYVPLDTDLLACFKCTGQPGVPREEVAAAVAAESSTGTWSTVWSELLTDLEYYKGRCYRIEEVPGDSESFYAFIAYPIDLFEEGSVVNVLTSLVGNVFGFKALRHLRLEDIRFPIAYIKTCGGPPAGIQLERDRLNKYGRPLLGATIKPKLGLSAKNYGRAVYECLRGGLDMTKDDENVNSQPFMRWRDRFEFVGEAIQKAQAETGERKGHYLNVTAATPEDMYKRAEFAKEVGSPIMMHDFLTGGFTANTGLANWCRENGMLLHIHRAMHAVIDRHPKHGIHFRVLAKCLRLSGGDHLHTGTVVGKLEGDRASTLGFVDQLRESFVPEDRSRGVFFDQDWGSMPGVFAVASGGIHVWHMPALVTIFGDDSMLQFGGGTQGHPWGNAAGAAANRVALEASVKARNEGREIEKEARDILTEAARHSPELAIAMETWKEIKFEFDTVDKLDVN
- a CDS encoding ribulose bisphosphate carboxylase small subunit produces the protein MPFQSTTGDYQTKQTLETFGFLPPMSQQEIYDQIAYIIAQGWTPAIEHVHPSNAMDDYWTMWKLPFFGETELDNVAAELEACHRSYPDHHVRLTGYDNYTQSQGSCFVIFQGRG